The Astyanax mexicanus isolate ESR-SI-001 chromosome 20, AstMex3_surface, whole genome shotgun sequence genome contains a region encoding:
- the LOC125784902 gene encoding G2/M phase-specific E3 ubiquitin-protein ligase-like, whose amino-acid sequence MLIALYAKKNTARAQAMATSVLNTPHSFYKEYTSVYAPIVIDSSSESEENVEPQEEDSTGLAASDVVSNLSLKIDPTSFNRFNINRANVWDGAIRGFKRSAYNPSYDMLVKFSDDVGQTEDSIDTGGPKREFLTLLLDAIRTRRVFEGRSSAKYLAFNSQAADEDEYFHVGRMIAVSIVHGGPGPRCLSPNLFEYLIGKVKSIEAPIEDIPDEEVKNSLFEV is encoded by the exons ATGCTTATTGCTTTGTATGCAAAAAAGAATACTGCCAGGGCTCAAGCGATGGCTACATCAGTGCTGAACACCCCACACAGCTTCTACAA GGAATACACCAGTGTTTATGCACCGATTGTCATTGATAGCAGTTCAGagtcagaagaaaatgtggagcCACAAGAAGAAGATAG cACAGGACTGGCTGCTTCAGATGTGGTCTCTAATCTGTCTTTAAAGATAGATCCTACCTCCTTCAACAGATTCAATATTAACAGAGCCAATGTGTGGGATGGAGCCATACGAGGGTTTAAGAGATCTGCATACAACCCATCCTATGACATGCTGGTCAAGTTCTCAGATGATGTCGGACAGACAGAAGATTCTATTGACACAGGAGGGCCTAAACGTGAATTTCTTACACTGTTACTGGATGCCATAAGAACAAGAAGAGTGTTTGAGGGCAGAAGTTCTGCAAAATACCTTGCATTCAACAGTCAAG CTGCAGATGAAGATGAGTACTTCCATGTTGGAAGAATGATTGCAGTGTCCATAGTCCATGGTGGTCCGGGTCCACGATGCCTGTCCCCGAATCTCTTTGAGTACCTCATTGGTAAAGTGAAATCCATTGAAGCTCCTATTGAGGACATACCAGATGAAGAAGTTAAGAATTCTCTATTTGAG GTATAA